The Brachybacterium huguangmaarense genome contains a region encoding:
- a CDS encoding DUF3375 domain-containing protein: protein MTTPEPTRWTNPVSDAVRARKEAYEQLRRMSTWRLLSATKAPAVLAILQAVFPGGDRRLPRSELVARVETHLDLLREDRGGSDDGGAGPTAASGRTAAEYCDTWVREGYLTRRDDPQHVETTFEPSPATIDAIQFIVSLEEHRPTTTESRLQLVVQQFDRLVQETEADRDVRLAGLQAQRARIERQIRELAEGELMLPSPESSLDRLRDILQIASELSGDFLQYREDLRAVDLHLREQILAPEGSRGEILEQLLAGDDLLGQSSVGRTFTAFFRMLNDPASNRTAQEVVDRLLDRDFAASLTRAERERLANVFSDLYEPAQEVLDVKTELYRSLARFVRSQDFRQHRVLLDLLQEAQHLALAQKDDVSSRAPFELELDLSRVQLASVSQHQLKDPTDLGAPAEAEVHDATTLSVEVLADLVRTNDIDIVELTGRVNDVRGRAGQASIGDILRAHPASQGLASVIGLMFLATQFARSREGATELVRWREFDGRDYAARVPAFFFLEDVPVE from the coding sequence GTGACGACGCCCGAGCCCACGAGGTGGACGAACCCGGTCAGCGATGCCGTGCGCGCCCGCAAGGAGGCGTACGAGCAGCTGCGCCGCATGAGCACGTGGCGCCTGCTGTCGGCGACCAAGGCCCCCGCCGTCCTCGCCATCCTGCAGGCCGTGTTCCCCGGCGGGGACCGTCGGCTGCCGCGCTCGGAGCTGGTCGCGCGCGTCGAGACCCACCTCGACCTGCTGCGCGAGGACCGCGGCGGCTCCGACGACGGCGGGGCGGGTCCGACCGCCGCGAGCGGCCGGACCGCCGCCGAGTACTGCGACACGTGGGTGCGCGAGGGATATCTGACGCGTCGCGACGACCCGCAGCACGTCGAGACGACGTTCGAGCCCTCCCCGGCCACGATCGACGCGATCCAGTTCATCGTGTCGCTCGAGGAGCACCGGCCGACGACGACGGAGTCCCGCCTGCAGCTCGTGGTCCAGCAGTTCGACCGGCTCGTCCAGGAGACCGAGGCCGACCGCGACGTGCGCCTCGCGGGCCTCCAGGCGCAGCGGGCCCGCATCGAGCGGCAGATCCGGGAGCTCGCCGAGGGCGAGCTCATGCTGCCGAGCCCCGAGTCGTCGCTCGATCGGCTGCGCGACATCCTGCAGATCGCCTCGGAGCTGTCGGGCGACTTCCTGCAGTACCGCGAGGACCTGCGCGCCGTGGACCTGCACCTGCGCGAGCAGATCCTCGCGCCCGAGGGCTCGCGCGGCGAGATCCTCGAGCAGCTGCTCGCGGGCGACGACCTCCTGGGCCAGTCGAGCGTGGGCCGCACCTTCACCGCGTTCTTCCGCATGCTCAACGACCCGGCGAGCAACCGCACCGCGCAGGAGGTCGTCGACCGGCTGCTGGACCGCGACTTCGCGGCCTCCCTCACGCGGGCCGAGCGCGAGCGCCTGGCCAACGTGTTCAGCGACCTGTACGAGCCCGCGCAGGAGGTGCTCGACGTCAAGACCGAGCTGTACCGCTCGCTCGCCCGCTTCGTGCGCAGCCAGGACTTCCGCCAGCACCGCGTGCTGCTGGACCTGCTGCAGGAGGCCCAGCACCTCGCCCTCGCCCAGAAGGACGACGTCTCCTCGCGCGCGCCGTTCGAGCTCGAGCTCGACCTGTCGCGCGTCCAGCTCGCCTCGGTCTCCCAGCACCAGCTCAAGGACCCGACCGATCTGGGCGCTCCCGCCGAGGCCGAGGTGCACGACGCGACCACCCTGTCGGTCGAGGTGCTCGCCGACCTCGTGCGCACCAACGACATCGACATCGTCGAGCTCACGGGGCGCGTCAACGACGTGCGCGGGCGCGCGGGCCAGGCGAGCATCGGCGACATCCTGCGCGCGCACCCCGCGAGCCAGGGCCTCGCGAGCGTGATCGGCCTGATGTTCCTCGCGACCCAGTTCGCGCGGTCGCGCGAGGGCGCCACCGAGCTCGTGCGCTGGCGCGAGTTCGACGGCCGCGACTACGCCGCCCGCGTCCCGGCCTTCTTCTTCCTCGAGGACGTCCCGGTCGAGTAG
- a CDS encoding MGMT family protein encodes MASRPVRMDDVTVERVLRTVEVIPRGRVAAYGQIGAIVGIGPRLVGRIMSDWGSSVPWWRVTSSYGDIPAGLRGRALEQWEAEGIALKPNGLGCRMREYGADLDQLRRDAQAAWADLPD; translated from the coding sequence ATGGCCTCCCGCCCCGTACGTATGGACGACGTCACCGTCGAGCGGGTGCTGCGCACGGTCGAGGTCATCCCCCGCGGGCGCGTCGCCGCCTATGGGCAGATCGGGGCGATCGTCGGCATCGGCCCCCGACTGGTCGGCCGGATCATGAGCGACTGGGGCTCGTCGGTGCCGTGGTGGCGCGTGACCAGCAGCTACGGGGACATCCCGGCCGGCCTGCGTGGGCGGGCGCTCGAACAGTGGGAGGCCGAGGGCATCGCGCTCAAGCCGAACGGGCTGGGCTGCCGCATGCGGGAGTACGGGGCCGATCTCGACCAGCTGCGGCGCGATGCACAGGCGGCCTGGGCCGATCTGCCCGACTGA
- a CDS encoding IS3-like element ISPfr10 family transposase (programmed frameshift), with protein MSNSRKRHTPEQVVRKLGQADRMLADGSDIAAVCRELGISEQTYYRWRNQYGGLKADDAKRLRELEKQNATLKRLLAEAEMEKAALKELAGGKLLGPGRRRAAVSHLIRTLQVSERKACRLAGLSRSAYRRPLKGDTVADPDRALRDWLRAWAKKHPRYGYRRAYHDARGEGWAVNHKKIQRLWRAEGLRVPQRRRRKRVGSSTVDAPAAVAPNLVWAVDFQFDADERGCPIKICSIVDEHTRECIGGLVERSITADRLTAHLEELVAVRGAPGVLRSDNGPEFISDAMADWAGTRTGLFYIPPGSPWHNGYVESFNSRLRDECLNINSFYSLLHAQVVIGDWKTEYNHQRRHSSLGYLPPAEYARQCTHQIETDDSQSDRTE; from the exons ATGTCGAACAGCAGGAAGCGTCACACCCCGGAGCAGGTCGTCCGCAAGCTCGGGCAGGCCGACAGGATGCTCGCCGACGGCAGCGACATCGCCGCGGTGTGTCGGGAGCTTGGGATATCCGAGCAGACGTATTACCGGTGGCGTAACCAGTACGGCGGACTGAAGGCCGACGACGCGAAGCGCCTCAGGGAGCTGGAGAAGCAGAACGCCACGCTCAAGCGGTTGCTGGCCGAAGCGGAGATGGAGAAGGCTGCGCTCAAGGAGCTGGCCG GAGGGAAACTTCTAGGCCCGGGCAGGCGCCGCGCCGCCGTCTCGCACCTGATCAGGACACTGCAGGTGAGCGAGCGGAAGGCGTGCCGTCTGGCCGGGCTGAGCAGGTCCGCGTACCGTCGCCCGCTCAAGGGCGACACGGTCGCCGACCCTGATCGCGCGTTGCGAGACTGGCTGCGCGCGTGGGCGAAGAAGCATCCCCGCTACGGGTACCGGCGGGCGTATCACGACGCCCGGGGTGAGGGCTGGGCGGTCAACCACAAGAAGATCCAACGCCTCTGGCGAGCCGAAGGCCTCCGCGTCCCGCAGCGGCGACGCCGCAAGCGTGTCGGATCCTCGACCGTCGACGCCCCAGCGGCAGTCGCACCGAACCTCGTATGGGCGGTGGACTTCCAGTTCGACGCCGACGAGCGGGGCTGCCCGATCAAGATCTGCTCCATCGTCGACGAGCACACCCGCGAATGCATCGGCGGGCTCGTGGAGCGGTCGATCACCGCCGACCGGCTCACCGCCCACCTCGAAGAGCTCGTCGCCGTCCGCGGTGCACCGGGTGTGCTCCGCAGCGACAACGGGCCCGAGTTCATCAGCGACGCGATGGCCGACTGGGCGGGTACCCGCACCGGCCTGTTCTACATTCCGCCCGGCTCGCCCTGGCACAACGGATACGTCGAATCGTTCAACAGCCGCCTCCGCGACGAGTGCCTCAACATCAACAGCTTCTACTCACTGCTGCACGCCCAGGTCGTGATCGGCGACTGGAAGACCGAGTACAACCATCAGCGTCGGCACTCATCGCTCGGCTACCTACCCCCGGCCGAGTACGCTCGGCAGTGCACCCATCAAATCGAAACCGACGACTCACAGAGCGACCGGACCGAATGA
- a CDS encoding TfoX/Sxy family protein, with translation MTAQKDLVERVRDALRARNPREVSMFGGVSFMVEDRMVVAARREGTLLLRIDPADAEDLLARPGAHPALMGADRPMGEGWISIEQAALQGPGLESWLAPALTFHAAQGSK, from the coding sequence ATGACAGCACAGAAGGACCTGGTCGAGCGAGTTCGTGACGCGCTAAGAGCTCGCAACCCTCGTGAGGTGTCGATGTTCGGGGGAGTGTCGTTCATGGTCGAGGACCGGATGGTCGTCGCCGCTCGTCGGGAAGGGACACTCCTGCTACGCATCGACCCCGCTGACGCGGAGGACCTACTCGCCCGTCCTGGTGCTCACCCTGCGCTCATGGGTGCAGACCGCCCCATGGGCGAAGGCTGGATCAGCATTGAACAGGCCGCCCTCCAGGGACCTGGGCTCGAGTCCTGGCTTGCGCCAGCACTCACCTTCCACGCAGCGCAAGGCTCCAAGTAG
- a CDS encoding winged helix-turn-helix transcriptional regulator, which produces MVLDTFKQALDKVKGVQVKSYGQLCSIARALDVVGDRWTLLIVRELLIGGALRFGEVQRGLPGIATNLLTQRLRDLETNGVVAREPAPGNPGTPTYRLTERGRALDGVLRELLKWGAPTVPDAPSDAIFQMHWLSQPARFLLADHRPDEPPIVIRFGTFDDGFDLTAADGTITVDPCRRDVSPLAGVTGPGPVLVALLQGAMPLPAAIAQGVDVTGDAAALTRVLPAPQASTNVPGHYS; this is translated from the coding sequence ATGGTGCTTGATACTTTCAAGCAGGCACTTGATAAAGTCAAGGGGGTTCAGGTGAAGTCCTACGGACAGCTCTGCTCGATCGCTCGCGCCCTGGATGTCGTCGGTGACCGGTGGACTCTCCTGATCGTGCGTGAGCTGCTGATCGGGGGCGCATTGCGCTTTGGCGAAGTCCAGCGCGGCCTGCCTGGCATCGCGACGAACCTGCTCACCCAGCGTCTGCGGGACCTCGAGACCAACGGTGTCGTCGCCCGCGAGCCCGCCCCAGGAAACCCGGGCACGCCAACGTATCGGCTTACCGAGCGTGGCCGGGCCCTGGACGGAGTGCTGCGCGAGCTTCTGAAGTGGGGTGCACCGACGGTTCCAGACGCGCCGAGTGATGCGATCTTCCAGATGCACTGGCTCAGCCAACCGGCACGCTTCCTCCTCGCGGATCACAGGCCGGACGAGCCACCGATCGTGATCCGGTTCGGCACCTTCGACGACGGCTTCGACCTCACCGCCGCCGACGGGACCATCACGGTGGACCCTTGCCGGCGCGACGTCAGCCCCCTGGCGGGTGTTACAGGCCCCGGGCCGGTACTGGTTGCCCTCCTACAAGGCGCAATGCCTCTGCCCGCCGCTATCGCGCAGGGCGTGGATGTCACCGGCGATGCCGCGGCCCTGACGCGAGTTCTACCAGCGCCGCAAGCGTCGACTAACGTCCCCGGTCATTACAGCTAG
- a CDS encoding type III PLP-dependent enzyme domain-containing protein, whose protein sequence is MTEEPTLREACQGTPPLSARLEPWMQELLADPATCSSLLERYGSPLNVHDFSALPRNAAELTEVAEGSGVDLRIFVARKANKTLGMVRAAHRAGLGVDVGSERELGQVLEAGVPPHDVVVTAAIKPDPVLRLALESRSLLVLDNLDEVAASRRVAEQVTGARSAEPGRPADGASGAPEPFPVALRLAPKPSDLIPPTRFGESARAWLELIDSGGLGDLLRVDGVHFHLHGYDPIARATALGEALELIDALRERGLAQDGAFVDIGGGIPMSYLDDAEQWDAFWQAHERQVPESGLGGGARAADDDRPAAAPDAGEDAPTAPLTWRREPLRQVYPYHQQVIRGPWLERLLGHEIRPGATAGQALRERGVQLRCEPGRSMMDGCGMTLARVIQRTSASDGVPLVGLEMNRTQCRSTSDDFLVDPILVRTGTRDDATDPSVAGAGQSRASERFEGFLVGAYCIEAELILRRRLAFPQGVAVGDVIALPNTAGYLMHILESASHQIPLASNVERVGGGEAGGSGGDHPSAEVSDRSRTGGTDRSSTAVEGSDPRPDVPGFKRDGIDRVLPIRA, encoded by the coding sequence GTGACCGAGGAACCCACCCTGCGCGAGGCATGCCAGGGAACCCCGCCGCTGTCGGCTCGTCTGGAGCCGTGGATGCAGGAGCTGCTGGCGGACCCTGCGACCTGCAGCTCGCTGCTGGAGCGCTACGGAAGCCCGCTGAACGTGCACGACTTTTCCGCGCTGCCGCGCAACGCCGCAGAGCTCACGGAGGTGGCCGAGGGCTCCGGGGTGGACCTGCGGATCTTCGTGGCACGCAAGGCCAACAAGACCCTCGGCATGGTGCGTGCCGCGCATCGCGCCGGGCTGGGGGTCGACGTGGGCAGCGAGCGCGAGCTGGGCCAGGTGCTCGAGGCCGGTGTGCCGCCGCATGACGTGGTGGTCACCGCGGCCATCAAGCCCGATCCGGTGCTGCGCCTGGCCCTGGAGTCCCGCTCACTGCTGGTGCTGGACAACCTCGACGAGGTGGCCGCCTCCCGGAGGGTCGCCGAGCAGGTCACCGGCGCCCGGAGCGCGGAACCAGGTCGCCCCGCGGACGGGGCCTCTGGTGCCCCCGAGCCGTTCCCCGTGGCGCTGCGCCTCGCGCCCAAGCCCAGCGACCTGATCCCGCCCACCCGCTTCGGGGAGTCGGCCCGCGCCTGGCTCGAGCTGATCGACTCCGGCGGCCTGGGCGACCTGCTGCGGGTGGACGGTGTGCACTTCCACCTGCACGGCTATGACCCGATCGCGCGCGCCACCGCCCTCGGGGAGGCGCTGGAGCTGATCGACGCGCTGCGCGAGCGCGGCCTGGCCCAGGATGGCGCGTTCGTGGACATCGGCGGCGGCATCCCGATGAGCTACCTGGACGATGCCGAGCAGTGGGACGCCTTCTGGCAGGCCCACGAGCGGCAGGTTCCGGAGTCGGGCCTCGGCGGGGGTGCTCGCGCGGCCGACGACGACCGGCCCGCGGCTGCCCCCGACGCCGGCGAGGACGCCCCCACCGCCCCGCTGACCTGGCGCCGGGAACCGCTGCGGCAGGTGTACCCCTACCACCAGCAGGTGATCCGCGGGCCCTGGCTGGAGCGGCTCCTGGGCCACGAGATCCGCCCGGGTGCCACTGCCGGGCAGGCCCTGCGAGAGCGCGGGGTGCAGCTGCGCTGCGAGCCGGGCCGCTCCATGATGGACGGTTGCGGCATGACGCTGGCGAGGGTCATCCAGCGCACCAGTGCCAGCGACGGCGTGCCCCTGGTGGGGCTGGAGATGAACCGCACCCAGTGCCGCTCCACCTCCGACGACTTCCTGGTGGACCCGATCCTGGTGCGCACCGGCACACGCGACGATGCCACGGATCCGTCGGTCGCCGGTGCCGGGCAGAGCAGGGCGAGCGAACGGTTCGAGGGGTTCCTGGTGGGCGCCTACTGCATCGAGGCCGAGCTGATCCTGCGTCGGCGCCTCGCGTTCCCGCAGGGTGTGGCCGTGGGCGATGTGATCGCCCTGCCCAACACCGCCGGGTACCTGATGCACATCCTGGAGAGCGCGTCCCACCAGATCCCCCTGGCCTCCAACGTGGAGCGCGTCGGCGGTGGGGAGGCAGGCGGATCCGGAGGTGACCACCCCAGCGCAGAGGTGTCGGACCGCAGCAGGACGGGCGGCACGGACCGCAGCAGCACCGCCGTCGAAGGCAGCGATCCCCGTCCTGATGTGCCCGGGTTCAAGCGCGACGGCATCGACCGGGTGCTGCCCATCCGGGCCTGA
- a CDS encoding FAD/NAD(P)-binding protein yields MAEQPSVRAGTAHPARSDGAARPIRDDRTAPPMAAAETPLRPAADAPLRLAVVGAGPKALYALEELTALLDAAGSATATADDAGAAASASSAASGLIVTVIDPVDVPGTGAAYHSGQPHHLRLNVTAAILDEPATGDFPAYPNWVQDPYPQLADEPYPPRAVVGEYLAQRWQQMIHGLSRHARVEHARARVTDLRREGSAWHLTTDAAPADVGPVDEVLIATGHAAGHRGALVHHWSSPLPLVPAVLPAERMLSAEQVPPGSRVAVRGGALTFIDALLTLTEGRGGTFTESTEVDASGGTEADVPARLVHHRGPHEPTVIRPITRQGLLLDAKPDPGSPLTGAGERAVEQARARFTSGQGMGPDAVLAIVVDAATAMLEGTPAPKKHASTSGRDARDTVAGSRAAVEHTLSTGAEPHLPRGAGRAEAALRRSIETAQGHRSPGPAWALGRVWQTLYSPVSAALRGSDAPEEEWARFRQAAQVLERFAFGPPLVNARKLLAMIDSGAVDLSWMDGGTGIDGKSIHVAPVTESSDATATGRHVDATATGRHDDAPSGGDVDVVIDAVLTPPGLLNLTDELAGSLLHRGLVQVRPGRRGAMIDEAGSPVGRDDAPLVAPDGRTVAGLALIGRPTEDHVIGHDSLNRHLHHEGRCWARRIADRVAGADDAAPADAAAPAAPADAAVPAAPVPAVAPE; encoded by the coding sequence GTGGCTGAGCAGCCCTCCGTCCGGGCCGGCACGGCCCATCCGGCCCGCAGCGACGGTGCTGCCCGCCCGATTCGCGACGACCGCACTGCACCGCCCATGGCAGCCGCTGAGACACCGCTTCGCCCGGCCGCCGATGCGCCGCTGCGGCTCGCCGTCGTCGGTGCCGGACCGAAGGCGCTGTACGCGCTGGAGGAGCTGACCGCGCTGTTGGATGCTGCGGGCTCCGCCACGGCCACCGCCGACGACGCGGGAGCTGCGGCCTCCGCATCGTCAGCAGCATCCGGCCTGATCGTGACGGTGATCGATCCTGTCGACGTGCCGGGTACGGGCGCCGCCTACCACTCCGGCCAGCCGCACCACCTGCGGCTGAACGTGACGGCGGCGATCCTGGATGAGCCCGCCACCGGCGACTTCCCCGCGTACCCCAACTGGGTGCAGGACCCGTACCCGCAGCTGGCCGACGAGCCGTACCCGCCGCGCGCGGTGGTCGGCGAGTACCTCGCCCAGCGCTGGCAGCAGATGATCCATGGTCTCTCCCGGCATGCCCGCGTGGAGCACGCCCGGGCCCGGGTGACGGACCTGCGGCGCGAGGGCAGCGCCTGGCATCTGACCACCGACGCTGCTCCCGCGGACGTCGGCCCGGTGGACGAGGTGCTGATCGCCACCGGTCACGCCGCTGGCCACCGGGGCGCCCTGGTGCACCACTGGAGTTCACCCCTGCCCCTGGTCCCGGCGGTCCTGCCCGCTGAGCGGATGCTCAGCGCCGAGCAGGTCCCACCCGGTTCCCGGGTCGCGGTGCGCGGCGGGGCGCTGACCTTCATCGACGCCTTGCTTACCCTCACCGAGGGCCGCGGCGGCACCTTCACCGAGAGCACCGAGGTCGACGCGAGCGGCGGCACCGAGGCGGATGTCCCTGCCCGCCTGGTGCACCATCGCGGGCCGCACGAGCCGACCGTGATCCGGCCGATCACCCGGCAGGGTCTGCTGCTGGATGCGAAGCCGGACCCGGGATCACCCCTGACCGGGGCCGGCGAGCGCGCCGTCGAGCAGGCCCGCGCCCGATTCACCTCCGGCCAGGGCATGGGCCCGGACGCGGTGCTGGCGATCGTGGTCGATGCCGCCACCGCCATGCTCGAGGGGACACCCGCGCCCAAGAAGCACGCCAGTACCTCGGGACGGGATGCGCGCGACACCGTCGCTGGTTCTCGCGCGGCCGTCGAACACACGCTGAGCACCGGTGCGGAACCCCATCTGCCCCGCGGCGCGGGGCGCGCCGAGGCGGCGCTGCGTCGCAGCATCGAGACGGCCCAGGGCCACCGCTCGCCCGGTCCGGCCTGGGCGCTGGGTCGCGTGTGGCAGACCCTCTACTCCCCGGTCTCCGCCGCCCTGCGCGGCAGCGACGCCCCCGAGGAGGAGTGGGCGCGCTTCCGGCAGGCCGCGCAGGTGCTGGAGCGGTTCGCCTTCGGCCCTCCGCTGGTCAACGCCCGCAAGCTGCTGGCGATGATCGACTCCGGCGCGGTGGACCTGTCCTGGATGGATGGTGGGACGGGCATCGACGGCAAGAGCATCCATGTCGCGCCCGTGACCGAGAGCTCCGACGCCACTGCCACGGGCCGGCATGTTGACGCCACTGCCACCGGCCGGCACGACGACGCACCGTCGGGCGGCGATGTCGACGTGGTGATCGACGCGGTGCTCACCCCGCCCGGTCTGCTGAACCTCACCGACGAGCTGGCGGGGTCGCTGCTGCACCGCGGCCTGGTGCAGGTGCGGCCCGGCAGGCGGGGGGCGATGATCGACGAGGCCGGCTCCCCCGTCGGCCGCGATGACGCGCCACTGGTCGCCCCCGACGGTCGGACCGTGGCCGGGCTCGCGCTGATCGGGCGGCCCACAGAGGACCATGTCATCGGCCACGACTCGCTGAACCGCCACCTGCACCACGAGGGCCGATGCTGGGCCCGACGGATCGCGGACCGGGTTGCGGGCGCTGACGATGCCGCTCCCGCTGACGCGGCCGCCCCTGCCGCGCCGGCTGACGCAGCTGTTCCTGCCGCCCCCGTCCCCGCTGTCGCCCCCGAGTGA
- the sbnA gene encoding 2,3-diaminopropionate biosynthesis protein SbnA: MTHTSGSPQREHTTGSLQREHTSSTPADDRPPATPAEAATSRPDIPVGLDNAPEGPGVSAAGFAAPVPAIVAGISEAIGNTPLIRLDSLFPDSGVEILAKLESVNPGGSTKDRPAMGMVRDALQTGRLAPGGTVVESSSGNLGVALARACNAHDVRFVCVVDARTNATTVRTIQALGGEIDLVSEPDPATGDLLTARFNRVKELLEEIPDAVNLYQYGNPANPRAHYDGTMREIAEATGHQVDVLMAAVSTTGTIGGCSAYIRDHDMSTRAIAVDAVGSVLFGGTAAPRPLPGMGAGVVTELSRQVQPDQVIRVEGLDCVVGARHLARSEGILAGGSTGGIVHALGGLIPSLEPGTRVVFVVHDGGVPYLETVYDDQWVRENLDADTDAIAEGIEQLRRTARRG, encoded by the coding sequence GTGACCCACACCTCCGGCTCCCCGCAGCGGGAGCACACCACCGGCTCCTTACAGCGGGAGCACACCAGCAGCACGCCCGCGGATGACCGGCCGCCCGCCACCCCCGCCGAGGCGGCCACCAGCAGACCCGACATCCCCGTCGGTCTCGACAACGCCCCGGAGGGCCCGGGCGTCTCCGCGGCGGGGTTCGCGGCCCCCGTGCCCGCGATCGTGGCCGGGATCAGCGAGGCCATCGGGAACACTCCCCTGATCCGTCTGGACTCCCTGTTCCCCGACTCCGGGGTGGAGATCCTGGCGAAGCTGGAGTCGGTGAACCCGGGCGGCTCCACCAAGGACCGGCCGGCGATGGGCATGGTGCGCGACGCCCTGCAGACCGGGCGACTGGCCCCCGGCGGCACCGTGGTGGAGTCCTCCTCCGGCAACCTTGGCGTGGCCCTGGCCCGTGCCTGCAACGCCCACGACGTGCGGTTCGTGTGCGTGGTCGACGCCCGTACCAACGCCACCACCGTGCGCACCATCCAGGCGCTCGGCGGGGAGATCGACCTGGTCTCCGAGCCCGATCCAGCTACCGGCGACCTGCTCACCGCCCGCTTCAACCGGGTCAAGGAGCTGCTGGAGGAGATCCCCGACGCGGTGAACCTGTACCAGTACGGCAATCCCGCCAATCCCCGTGCCCACTACGACGGCACCATGCGGGAGATCGCCGAGGCCACCGGGCACCAGGTGGACGTGCTGATGGCGGCGGTGTCCACGACCGGAACCATCGGCGGCTGCTCCGCGTACATCCGCGACCACGACATGAGCACCCGCGCGATCGCGGTCGACGCGGTGGGCTCGGTTCTGTTCGGTGGCACCGCCGCGCCCCGCCCCCTGCCCGGCATGGGTGCGGGCGTGGTCACCGAGCTGTCCCGCCAGGTTCAACCCGATCAGGTGATCCGCGTGGAGGGCCTGGACTGCGTGGTGGGCGCCCGGCACCTGGCACGCAGCGAGGGCATCCTGGCCGGGGGCTCCACCGGCGGCATCGTGCATGCCCTGGGCGGGCTGATCCCCAGCCTCGAGCCCGGCACCCGCGTGGTGTTCGTGGTGCACGACGGCGGCGTTCCCTACCTGGAGACCGTGTACGACGACCAGTGGGTGCGGGAGAACCTCGACGCCGACACGGACGCGATCGCGGAGGGGATCGAGCAGCTGCGCAGGACCGCCCGCCGTGGCTGA
- a CDS encoding DUF4194 domain-containing protein: MSTATASARHESDDEYSEGTSVILGQLTDESRRALVALLQGPFIDGRKDSTRYTQLLRDRAAIEARLADLFLELVVDDDAQVAFVRQSEEDADAPKLLRRLTGLNRLDSVLLLVLRQTLLTQSSRGQRAVVSEREIEQSLAAYRRTASTDEAGFAKEVRASIAKLQRAGLLDEQGDAYEVSPVLRLMIDPDTAREFIRLYRDSGVALEDPHDAEDGARGETD, encoded by the coding sequence GTGAGCACTGCGACCGCCTCGGCCCGGCACGAGTCCGACGACGAATATTCCGAGGGCACCTCCGTGATCCTCGGGCAGCTGACGGACGAGTCCCGGCGCGCGCTCGTCGCGCTGCTCCAGGGCCCGTTCATCGACGGCCGCAAGGACTCCACGCGCTACACGCAGCTGCTCCGGGACCGGGCCGCGATCGAGGCCCGCCTCGCCGACCTCTTCCTCGAGCTGGTCGTCGACGACGACGCCCAGGTCGCGTTCGTCCGCCAGAGCGAGGAGGACGCCGACGCCCCCAAGCTCCTGCGCCGCCTCACGGGGCTCAACCGCCTCGACTCCGTGCTGCTGCTGGTCCTGCGCCAGACGCTGCTGACCCAGTCCTCGCGCGGCCAGCGCGCGGTCGTGTCCGAACGCGAGATCGAGCAGTCGCTCGCGGCCTATCGGCGCACCGCCTCGACCGACGAGGCCGGCTTCGCCAAGGAGGTGCGCGCCTCGATCGCCAAGCTGCAGCGTGCGGGCCTGCTCGACGAGCAGGGCGACGCCTACGAGGTCTCGCCCGTGCTCCGCCTCATGATCGACCCCGACACCGCGCGCGAGTTCATCCGGCTCTACCGCGACTCCGGCGTCGCGCTCGAGGACCCGCACGACGCCGAGGACGGCGCCCGAGGCGAGACCGACTGA